CGAGCTCTCTTTGTTCATCCTAACGCTGTTATTCTGAGCGGAGCGAAGAATCCCATTCGGCATCAGGGCCTGTCCGGCTATGCTGTTCAGACGGGCAAGCCCTGAACGCCACGGAAATGCATTATTTCCCCCCTTGAGGGGGGTGGATTCGCTGTAGGCGAAGACGGGGGGTGTTACACTTCCGGACAATTCGTGAATTGTCCCTACATCTCTGTCGATGTCGGAATTCGCAGGCATCATGCTGTCGCCTGATGACTGCGCCACACTCTTAGTGTGGGTTTTATATGTTGTGTAATACTCATCCGTTCACTCCGCCTTCTTGAGTAATTCATTTACGATATCACGGTCGCTGAAGGGGTTCTTTTTGCCGCCTATCTCCTGATAATCCTCATGACCTTTCCCCGCTATCAGCACAACGTCACCCGAGGAGGCTTCTTCGAGAGAATACACGATCGCCATCCTCCTGTCTTCGATAGATCTGAACTGCGCTCCGCTTTTCATACCCTTCTCGATATCCTTGATAATCACATCGGGAGGTTCGCTCCGGGGGTTGTCGGATGTGATGACAGTCAAATCGGAGAGGGTGGAGGAGAGTTCACCCATCAGCGGCCGCTTTTCCACGTCCCTGTCTCCGCCGCAGCCGAAAAGAGTTATAAGCTTCCCACCGGAAGGAGTTACGAGTTCCCGTGCTGCTTTCATCGCGTTTTTAAGAGCGTCGGGTGTATGGGCGTAATCTATCAGTACGATGACGCCTTCGGGCGAATCGATCCGTTCCAATCTTCCGGGAATCTGCGGGAGAGAGCTCAGGCTTTTTGCAATCTCACTCGGACTGACGCCTAATGAAGCCGCTGCCGCGCACGCGGCAAGGAGATTATAAACGTTAAATTCGCCTGTTAAAGGAGAGTCGATCACTTGTTTTTCGCCGGAGAAATATAATTTCACTCGTTTATTCTGTTCACCGTTCGCCGGCTCCCTGACCGCAAAAAAATCAGCGGAATTGTTTATCATAGAATACGTAAGGATTTTCGTCCGGGCGACGGAACTAATGTAATCGAACGCATTGTCGTCTTCGTTCAGTATTGAGACCGCGGTGTCTTTCAAGCCCTCAAAGAGCATTCCTTTTGCGGCCTTGTACGAATCGAAATCGCCGTGAAAGTCGAGATGGTCGTGTGTGAGGTTCGTGAAAACAGCAACGTCGAAATCGAGCCCGGCGGTCCTCTTCTTGATAAGACTGTGGGATGATACTTCCATCACGGCGTGCGTAGAGCCCGCATTAACCGCTTTTCGGAGAAACCGGTTCAGCTCGGGCGCTTCGGGGGTGGTCAGAGGGAATTTTTCGAGCCCCTGGCCATAATCGTTCCCGATTGTTCCGAGCAGTGCGGTTTGATTCCCGGAATCCTGCAGGAGATGTCGCAGGATATGCGAGACGGAAGTTTTGCCGTTTGTGCCCGTTATTCCGACGAGTTTCAGTTCTTTTGAGGGATGTCCGTAGAAAGCGGATGACGCAAGGGCGAGAGCAAGGCGGGAATCGACCGCTTTCAATGTCGGCACAGAGGGAACCGTTTCGCCTATCTCATAAGAAACTACAGCGCTGCAACCTCTCTCGACTGCTCCGGGAATAAATTCAGCGCCGTGGAAGTTTTCCCCTTCGAGAGCAAAATATACTTCGCCCTTCGTGAGTGTCCGCGAATCGTATGAAATCCCTTTCACCTCGACGTCGCCTCCTGTTATTTGGGTATGCTCAATTCCTTTCATAATTTCGTGTAGCGAGTGCGTGACGCTCACTCCGGGGCGTTCTCCATCGTTAGTAAAACCAGATTTCCCGCGCGTATAGACTTTCCCACCGCAGGGTTCTGACGAAGCACTACTCCGCCGCCGGAGAACTTTGCGTTCAGATTATATTCTCCAAGAATCTTCAGC
This genomic stretch from Candidatus Neomarinimicrobiota bacterium harbors:
- a CDS encoding UDP-N-acetylmuramoyl-L-alanyl-D-glutamate--2,6-diaminopimelate ligase, which translates into the protein MSVTHSLHEIMKGIEHTQITGGDVEVKGISYDSRTLTKGEVYFALEGENFHGAEFIPGAVERGCSAVVSYEIGETVPSVPTLKAVDSRLALALASSAFYGHPSKELKLVGITGTNGKTSVSHILRHLLQDSGNQTALLGTIGNDYGQGLEKFPLTTPEAPELNRFLRKAVNAGSTHAVMEVSSHSLIKKRTAGLDFDVAVFTNLTHDHLDFHGDFDSYKAAKGMLFEGLKDTAVSILNEDDNAFDYISSVARTKILTYSMINNSADFFAVREPANGEQNKRVKLYFSGEKQVIDSPLTGEFNVYNLLAACAAAASLGVSPSEIAKSLSSLPQIPGRLERIDSPEGVIVLIDYAHTPDALKNAMKAARELVTPSGGKLITLFGCGGDRDVEKRPLMGELSSTLSDLTVITSDNPRSEPPDVIIKDIEKGMKSGAQFRSIEDRRMAIVYSLEEASSGDVVLIAGKGHEDYQEIGGKKNPFSDRDIVNELLKKAE